Proteins encoded together in one Deltaproteobacteria bacterium window:
- a CDS encoding cytochrome b/b6 domain-containing protein has product MADRIIREKNRAVRHGFVELTEHWVIALSGLALVLSGLFQRPVANRYYISSVPGLGWAGDYFVSLKVHYAASLLFIAAALFHVLYHGLRGDLGMIPRRGDIRASMEVMKSFFGKGEEPPFHKYLPEQRLAYAGMAAIIAVLIVSGLVKVYKNIYAPDMSYTVLLWATWAHNIALILFVLAFIAHVGAVLLKPNRPLFRGILTGAVRLDYAERRHPLWIAEIAGEVPPKKETSEPRQRETTPADP; this is encoded by the coding sequence ATGGCTGACCGGATTATCAGGGAGAAAAACCGGGCCGTCCGACACGGGTTTGTGGAGCTTACCGAACATTGGGTCATCGCCCTATCCGGTCTTGCCCTCGTCCTTTCCGGATTGTTCCAGAGGCCCGTGGCGAATCGTTATTACATCTCTTCCGTGCCTGGACTGGGCTGGGCCGGGGACTACTTCGTCTCCCTGAAGGTCCACTATGCGGCCTCTCTTCTGTTTATCGCCGCGGCCCTTTTCCATGTCCTCTATCACGGTTTACGGGGCGACCTGGGGATGATCCCCCGCAGGGGGGATATTCGGGCCTCCATGGAGGTAATGAAAAGTTTTTTCGGAAAGGGGGAGGAACCGCCTTTTCACAAGTACCTGCCCGAGCAGCGCCTGGCCTACGCGGGAATGGCGGCGATCATCGCCGTGCTCATCGTCTCCGGGCTTGTCAAGGTGTACAAGAATATCTATGCCCCGGACATGTCCTACACGGTTCTCCTCTGGGCGACATGGGCGCACAACATCGCTCTCATCCTCTTTGTCCTCGCCTTTATCGCCCACGTCGGAGCCGTCCTGCTCAAACCGAACCGCCCCCTGTTCAGGGGGATCCTGACCGGGGCCGTGCGCCTGGACTACGCCGAACGCCGCCACCCGCTGTGGATCGCGGAGATCGCCGGTGAAGTTCCGCCCAAAAAAGAGACATCGGAACCCCGGCAAAGGGAAACCACCCCTGCCGATCCCTGA
- a CDS encoding toll/interleukin-1 receptor domain-containing protein translates to MKDARTTKPVNSPGVQRGDTLLLVPEDTATEQCLMKLMLLMFSRPEFTVEYFSPYSEPFAPPLKTAIDRGDMFLLKSESFYYKDHRRERTYVFIPPAMAEAKSCPKWKRERVAKSPVFVKSTLSLSNRKKQELAVWFGTVGADADHQARRIEGFTYDIFLSYSERDRSLASEVGGKLERAGARVFMAQQPGATGGVFTEELRISLRESREIWLIVSPDNLRSEWAMAEWGAAWVLGKKLVSVLHGCPAPRFPLKPGDLCCVGVTGAGELIKDHLNTIHDSP, encoded by the coding sequence ATGAAAGATGCCAGAACAACAAAACCAGTGAATTCCCCCGGGGTTCAACGGGGGGATACCCTTTTGCTTGTCCCGGAAGACACCGCCACCGAACAATGCCTGATGAAGCTGATGCTTCTCATGTTCAGCAGACCGGAGTTCACGGTGGAATATTTCTCGCCCTATTCGGAACCGTTCGCTCCCCCCCTGAAGACCGCCATTGACCGGGGTGACATGTTTTTACTCAAATCGGAGAGCTTTTACTACAAGGATCACCGAAGGGAACGAACCTACGTGTTCATACCACCGGCCATGGCGGAGGCAAAATCCTGCCCGAAATGGAAACGGGAACGGGTTGCGAAATCCCCGGTCTTTGTCAAAAGCACGCTCTCCCTCTCAAACAGAAAAAAGCAAGAACTCGCCGTATGGTTTGGCACAGTGGGTGCGGACGCAGACCACCAGGCAAGGCGGATAGAAGGGTTCACCTATGACATCTTCCTGAGTTACAGTGAAAGGGACCGGTCCCTCGCCTCGGAAGTCGGCGGTAAGCTCGAAAGGGCGGGAGCGCGTGTTTTCATGGCACAGCAGCCCGGGGCGACAGGCGGCGTTTTCACCGAGGAACTGAGGATCTCACTTCGTGAATCACGGGAGATCTGGCTCATTGTGTCCCCGGACAACTTGCGCAGCGAGTGGGCCATGGCCGAGTGGGGCGCCGCCTGGGTTCTGGGGAAAAAACTGGTTTCCGTGTTGCACGGCTGCCCCGCGCCGCGGTTTCCGTTGAAACCCGGCGATTTATGCTGCGTCGGCGTCACGGGGGCGGGGGAATTGATAAAGGACCATCTGAACACAATTCACGACAGCCCCTAA